The Leishmania panamensis strain MHOM/PA/94/PSC-1 chromosome 5 sequence genomic sequence TGAATggcctgctgcgcagcctcgCCAAGGACAGCGGCACTGCCTTTACTCGGGTCTGAGAAGTCTCTGCTATGCGGGCAGGCACTTGAAAGGCTGTCCCCGCTCGTGGCAACGCGGTCTGGCGGGTGACAGACTTCTCTCAGCTTTTGTCTTGTCTGCAGGGCTCAGCGAGGGATCGGTGACTTGAAGCGCAACcgtggaggaagagccgctgcggagggCTTCTAGGCCGGTGCTGGGTCCTTTTCCGCTATGGGCTTGCATCGTAATCCCACAGGACCACCGCCAGTCGGCTCCGCCGTCGACGTGCTGGGAAGCCACCCCTCCGCGAAGAGCCCAGGGGAATCTTCCCTCAGTCCCCTTGCTCCCACCGGTGCTGAGAGCACCGACACTGTGTGATGCACACAATACTGGTCACGATACCAAGTGAACCATTCATACACCCACCCGCAGAGACGTGCGACGgcggggaagagggagagggcgatgtCCGATCCTCCCCGAAAAGGCCGCTTCGCAGCGAAACGAGGCCTGCGAGCGTAGCGGAGATGCGGGCGAAATGTATCCTCCTCAATAtgggcggaggggggaggagtgccGAAGAAGCGCGTGCGCAACGAGCAGGAGCTGCCAGCGATCTGCATCGCTCTCTTTTTGATCTCTTTtatcgtctctctctctcttcctagTCGCACGGCAGTACGGTgacgtacgcacacaccgacGCGAGGCgtgcctctgcagctgcacagaAAGGAAGAACGGATGTGGGTGGCAGGGACCGAACTCCGTGGCTGCTCCCTGGGTGCACttgagggagggagtggcggTATCCACTGTCTCACACCTATCatcgtctctctgtctctggcGTGAAtcgtcgctgcagccactTGCCACGCCTATGCTTTTCTTTGGCTTCTCCCCTCGGCGTGTGTCTCCCCCCATGGGACCTTCCGtcttcacctcccctcctctccctcccctcccctccctctctccctctctcttattCCGTTCACATCATGTTGCGTATTTCCCTCACCCCACAACTCGACCAACGCTCTGGTGCAGTCGCTCCGGCTCTTCGCGCCATACGTACACCCaactttgtgtgtgggtgggtgtacgTGCAGAAGCGTtggcccccccctcctcctcctcctccttccctgctTGCAGGCACCTCATACCCCCCCGACTCTCACAGCAACGAGCAACACACACTCACCTACCTACGCACAGACAccacgagagaggaggaagccaAACACACtggcaggcgcagcacatTTCattttttggggggaggggggtagctTTGTTTCCAGcaatgagcagcggcacctctgccCGAGCCCCCTTCACTCAAGGCATTGCGGGGCGCGCTATCAAGACGCGTGTCAAGTCGAATCTCGGTCAGCCCTACGCGAAGCGCTTCTATAACAATGCCTGGACATATCGTGTGGCTCAGCTCACCACATCGAACGTGCGGAGTATGAAGAAATCACCCATCGCCATGGGCTTGGACAGCGGCATCGGTGGTGGACACAGTAACGGCGGATCCTCGCATGGCAGCGAAGAtggcagtagcagcagcagcggcgcagagaTGCCAGTGAAGAGCGACCTGCAGCCGCACGCCCTTCACAAGTTCACCGGTGAGGAGGACTGGTCCATCGTCGTTGCAGTGCCAAAGAGCTCTGAGCACGTGTACAACCTACAGGACTGCTCCAAGGCCAGCCTCATGCTGGGCCACACAGATCCACAACTGTTTCATTGGTTCAGGGAGCTTGGTGCCTTGCCGCCACGCTCACTGCTGTCGGGGCcgatggagctgctgcgcggtgaTTTGCAGGCGGAGGCGTGGGAGCAGACCTTCTCACGGCACCCGGTAATCCATCGCATTGCGCAGGACATGTGGGAAAGCGACGAGAGCAAGACAGCCGAGGAGGCCGTGCACATCGCCAAACGGGAGCAGGAAGAAGATGAAAAGCGTATGCGCcgcatgagcagcagcgactggcGCGCCAAGTTCCGCGACCGCGAGCGGAACCCGACGCGtgcagaggacgaggaggcaccAGTGTATGTAATCAAGCCTGagaccttctctctcttccgcatGAAGCCGGATGTGCGACTGTGGATGAACATTGCTGGGCAGACGCAGCGAGTGTGGAATCCGGTGGTACCCGATCACGACccgctctgccgctgctcccacCGCTTTATCCGCATGTTGAACCTGGGTCGGCAGAAGCTTGTGCCCTCGCTGAACATGAACTACTCGCTGAAGCTAACAAATGCCTTCATCTTCGAGATTGACGACCGCGGAATGTGGGCAATGGGCACGCAGGAAAACGTAGCGGACAAGAACGGCATCGTGAAGGAGGAGTGGATGGAGCTGCGGCTCGATTTTGGCAAAAATATGGCTATCACGACGGAGCAGGAGATGGAGTGGTGGGTGCGCGGGCTGACAAAACTAGGTGCGCCGGAGCTATCACAAACGAATAGCAGCATCGATGATGCCGGCTTGAGCCCCGAGGACTTCGAGTATCGACACATTTGAGCAGAGGAaatggaagagggagggaggggggtaggtAGGTCTTGGCggcggtcgtggtggtggtggtcatcGTCGTCATAGGGGAAAGGCATACTCATCTGTGCCACCCTTCGCCTTTTCCCTACCTCCGTCtctactccctcctcctccacctcagctTCACATTGCGCATGTCTGTGTTGctcgtacacgcacacacacccacatgcgTATGCATGTGGACGCTCAAGTAGACTGGCGCCTTCTCTTgcgtgctctcttctctttttctcgtcaCCTGTCAGCAAGCGAACCGCGCCCAGACGCTAACGTATCCTTCATGAAGAGTCGAGGCAAGAAGTGGTCAGTAGACGGGGAAGGCATGCGGgggtcacacacacacacactgggTGCGTCTGTGGATATGGATGTGCAACATGAACAGCAACAAAGCAGAGAAGCGTCATGCAAGCTGAAGTGTGGGTTGGCTCCCAACATCACTTCCTCTCCCGGCTTTACCCTTCGCCCGCCCGCGAGGCAGCCAGCCAGCACCCCTcatttctccctctcacagCTATTACCCTAAAGCTGTCTTCATATACCTTACAGCGGAGTCGGACACCTAACCGTCCTCATCATGTCCATCTCCGTCTCCCCCTCGGTCCTCtgtctttcgctcttcttgcgCATCTTACGGTCACCATCATTCATCCCGCCACGCCTCCGTGACActgacacacccacacgcccGCACATACACCGAAGTTGTCGTGCTGCAGtcgtcctctctccttccctttcatattcgcctccctcccctgtgTAGCACATTGCACACCTCCGTCTGTGGGTCGCCTCTCGTGTCTGCCGCTGTTCGCCTTTGCTTGTCGagttgttgctgctctcttgCGGTTTGCCAGAGCAGTCACAGTGCGTGTGAGTCTTGGGCATTGGTAAGGCTCAGTCTCTGTGGtgcaccgccccccccccctcctccccggAGGCCACTCGCTGTTTTCAGTCCCTCGCGTCGCTCTGCACGCGTCGTCACACGTGCGTTGTACCTCGTCAGCCTTCCCACCTACCCACCCctctcacgcacacgtcGTTGGATTCGATTGCTCAGCACTTCGGAATAGACACACCTAAAAATATAAAGACAGGCGACAATGGAGCACTCTGTATCCAGTCGCTCTCCCAGTGGGCAGTGgtacccgcagcagcagcagtggagccCCGCGTCAGGCACAGCAACACCGATGGTGATGATGGGCGGCGGCCAGCCCGCAACGGTACCCGTCAGCGCTGGTTCTGCCATGGTGGGCAACTCAGGCATATTCATCAACAGCCAGGCGAACGTTGGTGGGCAGCCGCGCCCCAGCATgacaccacagcagcagatgatgatgatgcaAAGCATGTACACACCGCAGAGCCAGTGCTGTGCCCCCTGCTGTGGCACGCAAGAGAGCAGCCTCTGCCCGCAGCCTGGCGAGCCGGTCAATCCATTTTGCTGCACCCCAAGAAGACCGGATCAGGAGCCGAAGTGGTGGGAGAGTGTCTACCGGTACTTTGACTGGACCTTCCTCCTCGCGTGCGTCATATGCGTGCTCACGATCGTGGGCTTTGCGATGGTGATAGCGACCAGGCGACAGGACAACCTTTTTGCCGTCTTCGACGTGCACAACACAACTGCCCTGGAGAAAGCCATACAGCCTTTTATCCGTTGGATAAATGTGAGCGTAGCCCCACCGATTgtcagcagaggcggcagtaTAAACAATTTCGCCAAGGGCAGCTTCTCGGGCTCCTTGAAGGCAGCTGAGAGGACCCGCTTTATCGCAGCAGAGCACGACATTGTAGCCGCCGCGCCGTTGGGGCCAGTAAAGAACCCTGACCTCACCAAATCGTCCCTAGCGCCGAAGTGCACGCAGCGCAAGCTGCTCGGCAGCTTTGGGGTGATATGCATGGAGGACAACCTGCACGCCAACACGCTCGTTGTGCAGCTCAGCTACTGGAGCAACTCGCGCGACACGCTGTGGATCCTGGCGATGGTATACAGCATTTTAACAGTGTTGTATGCTGTACTGACCAACGTGCACCGGCATTCGTCGTCCACCGGGACGGGTGACCCGCACGGGTCTCCTTCCACGCTGCCGACCATcaccccacagcagcaagaggagtTTGTGAAGATGAcgccacagcaacagcaggcCTTCATCCAGGAATTCCAGCAGCACGTGGCGGTgatgcaacagcagcagcaacctaACGCCGCATTCCTGCCACACAACTCGCCGAAaggcggctgctgcggcaccgacAGCGGCATCGAGTTCTACGAGACGCCCTTCTACGAGTTTGTCCGCATGGCGTGGTTTGCCTCGGGAATCACGGCTTTTGCCTGGACGTGTAACCTCTTCATCTCCTTCTGGTCCTTCGACCAGTTTTACATTCGCGAAACCACAGGCCCACTACGCACCTTCTGGGTGATTTACTCGCGCAGGATGAATGCCACCCTCATCGTCGTGACCGTCTTCCTCGCGTGGCCGCTCTGCAACTTTGTGCTTGAACTGGTGATGTTGGTGGCCCTCGTGCTTCCCTGGCTGGTCATTCGCTCCACCTGCAAGCGAGGAATTCAGATGTATCGCCCAGCCCTGCCGCTCTCGAAGATGCCAGGCTACATTCGGGCAGACATGTTCTTCATGGACTTCCAGGATGTCAAGCGACTTGGCTTCTCACGGATGGCGTGGATGATGCTGACCGACACCGATAAACCCTTCTTCGAGGGCTGCGAGGACCCCACAGTGGACAAGGATCCGGCTATGACACAGCtcatgcagcagcgcataCAGTGGAGTCAAATGATGGTCTCCATGGTGCCTCCCtgggtgcagcagcagcagcagatgggcATGATGGGTGTCGGTGGTGCGGGCATGATGCAGTTGGGGCAGTCGACACCATGGCAACGGCAGCTTGACGTCAACGCACAGACAACCCTACCGGGCAACACGCCGCTGCAGTCACCGGCGCAGTACCCCGTCGAGGATGCCGAGGGCAGGTCTCACAAGCGACGACGCCATCGCAGTACGCGCGATCACCGACACGGCGACCCGCTGGCAGTGACGCCGATGGAGACGTCAGTGGGACTCGCTGCAAGCGGCAAGGAGAACTCGACCCGtcaccgtcaccgtcgccacagccacagccacagtcGCAGCCGAAGCCGAAGTCGCAGTCACAGCCGCAGTAAAGGTGCCTTCGACGGGGGCATACCGCAGCCCCCAGGCACGGACGCTGCTGTGAGCAACGGCGCCATGGTCCCCGCTGATGGGGTGTCCcggcatcatcatcatcatcatcgtcaCAGCCGCAGTCGAAGCAGGGCTGCCGGCGAGGACGCGAGTGCGATGGCGGTTGCCGTGCCCCGCGGCACAGGTGACGCAGGACACAACGGCGgcgcgtcggcagcggctgagTTAGACGCTCTCATGCAGCTTTAGCCGTGCTCTGTGAGGCTTACTTACGTATGAAGAGCAACGCCACATTCGTGCCTGTCTTCTTGTGTCACTGTGCGTGCACGCGTGACTGGGTCTGCGTGAGGCGAAACCCCTCGCGCGCTTCTCCTGTTCTGTACTTTATATCGATAGCCTTCAACATCGCTGATGGATGACCGTAACGCTGCAGAGAGGCTCTAGCGCATTTCTGTGAGCCTCTCTGGGTGAGAGCGAGTGGGCGCGCTACTAGAGGattgaggaggggggaagggggggcagGATTAGAGGGGAGAGGTAGCTGCCGGGGCGAGAGCGGCTGTGTACCTCGTCCCTGCGTGCTgtgcaagcagcagcagaagacaAAGATGGCGATCGACCATTCCTAgtggcctctccctccctcccccaccctcctccccacgtTCTCTGTGGTGCCTCATCGTCGCTCCCGTTTGGTGCGgtcaccgccgcctgccGTGGCGTTCGTCTCGCTTTgcgccttttccctctcatCCCCCTGCCGTCCTCCGGTCTTCTGCTTGCTGCCAACCTGACGCTTCTGCTGTTGCGTTCTCCGTGTGGATTAATCTGTGTAGAACGTCCACGCGAGCGAAGCAtcgggggcgggggcgggggcagTGGAGAGcgtgaggaaggggagagaaggagggggtgggggaccGTTTGTGTTTGATGGTCACGTGGTATGAGACGGATGCGCGTCGGTTGGCGTACCCTCACTCGCACATGTACGcacaaggagagggagggagacaatCATCTACGCGTGCATCCAagtctccccccccctcccccccctcccctccctccctctctctctcaataTTTCTGGGGTCTATTGTGTCCTCAATGCTTGACGAGTGAGTGACACACAGCCGATGCGAGCGCGAGAGggtagagggagggagggagggaggagggaagacggCCAAATTATTCTGCGAAGCGAGGGAGACGATGGTCGTTATGACGGTAACGATGTTATAGAGCCGTAATAGATGGACTTTCGACATACACaacaagaggagagaggagaacagcaggaggggaggggaggggagagaagccaaagaggatggagagagagagtgtgtgtgtgtgtgggtgagcaCATCAAGGTTCCCCCTGGtccgccaccaccttttccctcttgccgtccctccctccctccccccctctcttccccctgTCCATCCTCAGCAATGATGTCTCTCTGGTGGCGTTTTGATTTGATTTGTTGTTTTCtgtgctttcctttttttgcttttATTAtttcgctcccccccccccaattACGCCAGCAATGGACGGACTTGGGCACCGGCCTCCGACGCCAGGCCGGTatcccctctccaccgcgCTACACGGATGCGACACGCTGAGACAAGAGGCTCCTTGTCGGCAGCCGTCCCTCACCAGAAGGGCAAGGATGCGGGGCTTACGAGGCGACAGGTGACCATGCTCGCCCAGTTCTGCCCAGCCGCCTGTCCGCACTTTAGATTCCGGCAGCAACACCATGAAGTGAGGTTGGTGTGCTGCCTGCTACGCCGCTGGCATTGtagcgcccccctccccgcccccaccTGTGTTTGGCAAGAGGGCGGCCCATTCGGGGTTGTGCCCGGTACGCTACGCGGGATTCCCGGATCGCTGGAGGCTTGAAGCGCACCGCACGCGCGCTCCAATGGGCATCTCCCGTCGGAtgtctgttgctgctctccctccctccctccctccctcccctgcgtTCCCCCAGAAGGGCACGCGACGAGTTCTTTGCGCGAAGGCACCTACGTAAGCGCACGGGTCCCCTGCGGCCACGGACTCACGGCAGCGTTCTGCCCGTCGCGGCACCTGCAGGTGAAACCACCCACAcatgcctctctcctccgtgaCACAGACGGAAATTGAAGATACAGGCAGCAAGtcccctccactcccctcccccagcaacagcgctgccctctaacagagagagagaggggggctgtGCGCAGGCGCTGTCAAAGCACAGCCACCACACGGCGCGCGTATTCGCATccacagaaaaaaagcgcCCAGAGGCCAGCAGAGCGCGAGTGGTGGGACGGAGAAAGCGCAAGGGGTTCCACACGAATCAGTCCCAAGGTGCGGGTGCGCGAGGCATGCGGCATCTCCTACATCCAACCAGGTGGGCTGATGCGGTGTAGAGGAGCGGGTGCATGACGAGAACATTCCGCACCACATCATCGAGCCCTCAAGACTCTGGAGAGACACCACGCCATGTTATGGAGTGCCACCGCCTCAAGGGACTGAGGGTGAAGCATGCCGTACAGGCGGGGCGCAGGGTTCCAGAAACCCGTGTCCTGCAGCTCGCCAGCTTCCTCCTCGAGCTCATTCGGCATGCACCTAGACCACACCCTGCTACCCGCAGGATAGACGCCAGCACCTCAGTCCTTGAGCGAGACTTTGAACGCGGCTTGCTCGGACTAGGACATGCAGTCCACCCAAGCCCGCTTGCCGCCGATAGTGAAACGCGCATGCCAATAAGAAACGAGGAAGGACAGGTCAAGTCTGTTGGACGCCTGAGCCGGTTCGACGGCAGGGCGGTTCGTCCCAGACGATGAGAATTTATAGCTGTAGGACAGCACAGGGGtatagggggaggggggctgtggCTGTAGTGCGTATACGGTGTCCGACTCGTTCGTTGTGGAGGCCGACACGTTTGAAGGCGGAGGAACACGATCACCTGGATGACTGCCCTTCTACAAGTAGCGAGCAGGACGTCTGTAGGAGGTGATCGATGACGTCAGGTGATGTCTTTTCGACAGGCGAAGTGACTGCGTGGCTGCACCGGGCGGTAAGTAGGCACTTTTGTCTGCTCGTTTCCCTCTTTTACGGCCTTTACTTCTCCCTGATGAGGACAAAGTGAGGAAGCCGCCAGCGGCGCCTGTGTCGATCGccactctctcgctccccccccccctcgctccGTTCATCGTTTCTTCGGAGTGTGATGCTGTGTGATGACGTGCATGTtttcgctccccctcttctcatGCTTTTCGTCTCGCcgtgtgcttctctgttcGCTTTCCCgactcttcctcctcccctctgaCCCCGCCTCACCTCAGTTCCACGGGTGCCTCGCTCGTTCTCTCCTCGTGACTGTGTCTGGCAGGTCTTGAGTAACTAaattccccttcccccagtctctctctctctttcatgcTGACCACTAGACAGGCAATTACACCAACGAGCCAACAAAATCGCCCTCACTTTCGCTCGTgcttgtgcgcgcgtgcgctctGGGAGAGTGCGCGGTGGTACTCACGGGCACATCCGTGCAGGATGGGACTAACTTCACTCCCAGCTTCGCTTCTTCCGAGAAGAGAATGGCATGAACAGCAAGGCgggcgaaggaggggagaggagacaTGGTTATtgaggaaaagaagcacCTATGCGCGCTCATGCGTGTGGGGTGACTCTCTTCATAGCACCCTACCCCCTCTACCGCCACCACACAATCACCTGCTTTGTCGGTGCGGtttctgcccctccctccctccccccttcactc encodes the following:
- a CDS encoding FMN-binding protein, putative (TriTrypDB/GeneDB-style sysID: LpmP.05.0550), whose translation is MSSGTSARAPFTQGIAGRAIKTRVKSNLGQPYAKRFYNNAWTYRVAQLTTSNVRSMKKSPIAMGLDSGIGGGHSNGGSSHGSEDGSSSSSGAEMPVKSDLQPHALHKFTGEEDWSIVVAVPKSSEHVYNLQDCSKASLMLGHTDPQLFHWFRELGALPPRSLLSGPMELLRGDLQAEAWEQTFSRHPVIHRIAQDMWESDESKTAEEAVHIAKREQEEDEKRMRRMSSSDWRAKFRDRERNPTRAEDEEAPVYVIKPETFSLFRMKPDVRLWMNIAGQTQRVWNPVVPDHDPLCRCSHRFIRMLNLGRQKLVPSLNMNYSLKLTNAFIFEIDDRGMWAMGTQENVADKNGIVKEEWMELRLDFGKNMAITTEQEMEWWVRGLTKLGAPELSQTNSSIDDAGLSPEDFEYRHI
- a CDS encoding hypothetical protein (TriTrypDB/GeneDB-style sysID: LpmP.05.0560), whose protein sequence is MEHSVSSRSPSGQWYPQQQQWSPASGTATPMVMMGGGQPATVPVSAGSAMVGNSGIFINSQANVGGQPRPSMTPQQQMMMMQSMYTPQSQCCAPCCGTQESSLCPQPGEPVNPFCCTPRRPDQEPKWWESVYRYFDWTFLLACVICVLTIVGFAMVIATRRQDNLFAVFDVHNTTALEKAIQPFIRWINVSVAPPIVSRGGSINNFAKGSFSGSLKAAERTRFIAAEHDIVAAAPLGPVKNPDLTKSSLAPKCTQRKLLGSFGVICMEDNLHANTLVVQLSYWSNSRDTLWILAMVYSILTVLYAVLTNVHRHSSSTGTGDPHGSPSTLPTITPQQQEEFVKMTPQQQQAFIQEFQQHVAVMQQQQQPNAAFLPHNSPKGGCCGTDSGIEFYETPFYEFVRMAWFASGITAFAWTCNLFISFWSFDQFYIRETTGPLRTFWVIYSRRMNATLIVVTVFLAWPLCNFVLELVMLVALVLPWLVIRSTCKRGIQMYRPALPLSKMPGYIRADMFFMDFQDVKRLGFSRMAWMMLTDTDKPFFEGCEDPTVDKDPAMTQLMQQRIQWSQMMVSMVPPWVQQQQQMGMMGVGGAGMMQLGQSTPWQRQLDVNAQTTLPGNTPLQSPAQYPVEDAEGRSHKRRRHRSTRDHRHGDPLAVTPMETSVGLAASGKENSTRHRHRRHSHSHSRSRSRSRSHSRSKGAFDGGIPQPPGTDAAVSNGAMVPADGVSRHHHHHHRHSRSRSRAAGEDASAMAVAVPRGTGDAGHNGGASAAAELDALMQL